From a single Pseudocalidococcus azoricus BACA0444 genomic region:
- a CDS encoding GntR family transcriptional regulator: protein MQFHIQPESEIPASTQLFNQISFAIAARQFPPGYRLPSTRQLAMQTGLHRNTISKVYERLEAAGLVKAQVGSGIYVRALGQEDSMPRRARPTVVPVHRLVQDSLDTLLGMGYSLGQIRELFLAEIEARQKAGVRVIVTVPQHDQGAGELITQELQQLLPVPVELIYLEEIETLLQPDSAATLVTVRYFASMTEAIARAKGVRLFFIDIYNYQRELEVIQKLPPGCCLGLVSLSSGTLGVAEVMIHSLRGDDLLLVTAQVNDAYKLNALVHRAHTIISDRASSDHVKATIASVRENLIRPPRLICCESYIDINSVDILKRELGLTDFLEEIKAS from the coding sequence GTGCAGTTTCACATTCAGCCAGAGAGTGAGATTCCGGCCTCCACCCAACTCTTTAACCAAATTAGTTTTGCGATTGCGGCGCGCCAGTTTCCGCCTGGATACCGACTGCCCAGTACCCGCCAATTGGCCATGCAAACGGGCCTGCACCGCAATACCATTAGCAAAGTCTATGAACGCCTAGAGGCGGCAGGCCTGGTCAAGGCACAGGTGGGGTCAGGTATTTATGTCCGGGCCCTTGGTCAAGAGGATAGTATGCCGCGACGGGCCCGCCCCACGGTAGTCCCCGTTCATCGCCTTGTCCAAGATAGTTTAGATACCTTGCTGGGGATGGGCTACTCCTTAGGGCAAATCCGGGAATTATTCTTAGCGGAAATTGAAGCTCGGCAAAAAGCAGGAGTCCGGGTGATTGTGACGGTACCCCAACATGATCAGGGGGCAGGTGAGTTAATTACCCAGGAACTCCAGCAACTCCTACCTGTCCCTGTGGAGTTAATCTATCTCGAAGAGATCGAAACACTTCTACAACCGGATAGTGCGGCGACCTTGGTGACTGTGCGTTACTTTGCCAGCATGACAGAAGCGATTGCTCGAGCCAAGGGGGTCAGGTTATTTTTTATTGATATTTATAACTATCAACGGGAATTGGAGGTCATTCAAAAATTGCCCCCGGGCTGTTGCTTGGGCCTGGTCAGCCTGAGTTCCGGAACCTTAGGGGTGGCGGAGGTGATGATCCACAGTTTGCGGGGGGACGATCTGCTCTTGGTGACTGCCCAGGTAAATGATGCCTATAAACTCAATGCTTTAGTTCACCGGGCCCACACAATTATTAGCGACCGTGCCAGTTCCGATCATGTCAAAGCGACCATTGCCTCTGTCCGGGAAAACTTAATTCGCCCACCTCGCTTAATTTGCTGTGAGAGCTACATTGATATTAATTCCGTGGATATCCTCAAGCGGGAATTGGGGTTAACGGATTTTTTGGAGGAAATTAAGGCTTCGTAG
- a CDS encoding CobW family GTP-binding protein, whose translation MPISSTAVPPVMNVPKHGLPVTIITGFLGSGKTTLLNHILTNQDGLKTAVLVNEFGEIGIDQELLVKTDDDMVELNNGCICCTINNDLVNAVYRVLERPDKVDYLVVETTGLADPLPVALTFLGTDLRDLTRLDSIVTVVDAENFSLDLFNSTAAQSQIAYGDVILLNKTDLVPETRVQELEKRLQESRAGARIIRTVKSQVPLPLILSVGLFESDRYFSPEPESQKAEHHDHHDHHDHADHHDHVCDDTCGHDHHDHGHHHHHSDHLEMDGFISVSFQSERPFAIRKFQNFLDNQMPDAVFRAKGILWFEESPRRHVFHLSGKRFTLDDQDWTGAPKNQLVLIGQGLDEAKIKAQLQACVAPTPSMTKGKGFA comes from the coding sequence ATGCCTATCTCCTCTACTGCTGTTCCTCCCGTCATGAATGTGCCTAAGCATGGATTGCCTGTGACGATCATTACTGGCTTTTTGGGCAGCGGCAAAACTACCCTCCTGAACCATATTCTGACGAACCAAGACGGTCTGAAAACGGCCGTCCTCGTCAATGAATTTGGGGAGATTGGGATTGATCAGGAGTTACTGGTTAAAACCGACGACGACATGGTGGAGTTAAACAATGGTTGCATCTGTTGCACAATTAATAATGATTTGGTCAATGCTGTTTATCGTGTCCTGGAGCGACCGGACAAGGTGGACTATTTGGTGGTAGAAACCACTGGCCTGGCGGATCCTCTCCCCGTTGCCTTGACCTTTTTGGGGACTGATCTACGGGACTTAACTCGCTTAGACTCCATTGTGACGGTTGTTGATGCCGAGAACTTTAGCCTGGACTTGTTTAACAGCACCGCCGCCCAAAGCCAAATTGCCTACGGGGATGTGATTCTCCTCAATAAAACGGATCTCGTCCCAGAAACCCGCGTCCAAGAATTAGAAAAACGTCTCCAGGAATCCCGGGCCGGGGCCAGAATTATTCGGACAGTCAAATCCCAAGTGCCGCTGCCCCTAATTTTGAGCGTGGGCCTGTTTGAAAGTGATCGCTACTTTAGTCCCGAACCTGAATCACAAAAAGCAGAACATCACGATCACCATGACCACCACGATCACGCCGATCACCATGATCATGTTTGCGATGACACCTGCGGCCACGACCATCACGATCACGGGCATCACCATCACCACTCGGATCACTTGGAAATGGATGGCTTTATCTCAGTGTCCTTCCAGAGCGAGCGGCCCTTTGCGATTCGGAAATTCCAGAATTTTCTCGATAACCAGATGCCAGATGCTGTGTTTCGGGCTAAAGGGATTCTCTGGTTTGAGGAAAGCCCCCGCCGTCATGTCTTTCATCTGAGTGGCAAGCGGTTCACCTTAGACGATCAAGATTGGACAGGCGCACCGAAGAACCAACTGGTCTTAATTGGTCAGGGGTTAGACGAGGCTAAAATTAAGGCTCAACTCCAGGCCTGTGTTGCCCCAACTCCGTCAATGACTAAGGGCAAGGGCTTTGCGTAA
- a CDS encoding DUF1995 family protein — MTVPTSLDEVINQAKAATQAALDAGINRIQIEILLPDLQMMPLAWSYLELFQDLGVHLKVFFADAGAAALARRDWQNPIFSVRGVNELLEPVQEQDQAFVCITPSPVEVSYIEQMCNAAGNRPFILLNPKLQDVAIVGIGYAGRQLRERFLNTLDTAYYIRPLDDTTALLRAYPGDWEIWRDVNGEYQRLGATPAKPSGEQIDKILYGEQAETPGGGGVFASMQRFLKALQQ, encoded by the coding sequence ATGACCGTACCCACTAGCCTTGATGAAGTCATTAACCAGGCCAAAGCTGCTACCCAGGCCGCCCTAGATGCTGGGATTAACCGGATTCAGATTGAAATACTTTTGCCAGATTTACAAATGATGCCCCTGGCCTGGAGCTATCTGGAACTATTTCAAGATTTAGGAGTGCACCTAAAGGTCTTTTTTGCGGATGCAGGGGCAGCGGCCCTAGCCCGACGGGATTGGCAAAATCCGATTTTCTCGGTTCGAGGCGTGAATGAATTGCTTGAGCCTGTCCAAGAGCAAGATCAGGCCTTTGTCTGCATTACTCCCTCCCCTGTTGAGGTGTCCTACATCGAACAAATGTGTAATGCTGCCGGAAATCGCCCCTTTATTTTGCTGAATCCCAAACTCCAAGACGTGGCCATTGTTGGGATTGGCTATGCAGGACGACAGTTGCGGGAGCGATTCCTAAACACCCTGGACACCGCTTATTACATCCGCCCCCTAGATGACACCACAGCCTTGTTACGGGCCTATCCGGGGGATTGGGAAATTTGGCGCGATGTGAACGGTGAATATCAACGTCTCGGAGCAACTCCAGCCAAGCCGAGTGGTGAGCAGATTGATAAAATCCTCTATGGGGAGCAGGCAGAAACTCCTGGGGGGGGGGGGGTTTTCGCCAGTATGCAGCGATTTCTCAAGGCATTACAGCAATAG
- a CDS encoding Hpt domain-containing protein — protein MELSPFIDWDYLAELSGGDREFEQELLLTFVEDAKSHLGAAQAAVTRQDLDAMMREAHHLKGSSGNVGAHGIQTLAAQLESEAKQGSLDNAPKLISEMQAICTALGQQIGS, from the coding sequence ATGGAGTTGTCTCCATTCATTGATTGGGACTATCTAGCGGAATTATCGGGGGGGGATCGGGAGTTTGAGCAAGAGTTACTCCTGACCTTTGTGGAAGATGCTAAAAGTCATCTAGGGGCCGCCCAAGCAGCGGTCACTCGCCAGGACTTAGACGCAATGATGCGCGAGGCCCATCATTTAAAAGGTTCTAGTGGTAATGTTGGGGCCCATGGCATCCAAACCTTAGCGGCGCAACTCGAATCCGAAGCTAAACAAGGTAGCCTAGACAATGCCCCAAAACTAATTAGTGAAATGCAGGCCATCTGTACAGCCCTTGGGCAACAAATTGGGAGTTAA
- the murA gene encoding UDP-N-acetylglucosamine 1-carboxyvinyltransferase — translation MPPLINTISQDQPYLRIYGGRQLSGHVKISGAKNSALVLMTGALLAEDTCHFHNVPALADINRMGEILQALGVKLFPSKGGLSLDSRHLTSAHAPYELVSQLRASFFAIGPLLARLGTARVPLPGGCAIGARPVELHVRGLQAMGAEVHIEHGIVQAYARKLKGAKIYLDYPSVGATETLMMAATLADGETIIENAAQEPEVVDLANFCRSMGAKIRGAGTNTITIVGVQKLHGTDYEIIPDRIETGTFLTAAAITRSEITLAPVFPDHLTPIIAKLEEMGAQIVQETPKTLRFIPAETYTSTDIETLPYPGFPTDMQSLFMALMTIAEGNSIFSETVFENRFGHVPELNRMGADIRIKGNHAVIRGVPFLSGAPVMGTDLRATAALVVAGLAAQGETQVYGLTHLDRGYEAIEAKLQQLGAKLERVNGVPQATAVL, via the coding sequence ATGCCCCCACTGATTAACACCATTTCTCAGGATCAGCCCTATCTGCGGATTTACGGCGGACGACAACTGAGTGGTCACGTCAAGATCAGTGGAGCCAAAAATTCGGCCTTGGTGTTGATGACTGGAGCCTTGTTAGCGGAAGATACCTGTCATTTTCACAACGTTCCTGCCTTGGCTGACATTAACCGGATGGGGGAAATTCTCCAGGCCCTGGGCGTAAAGCTTTTCCCCTCTAAAGGCGGCCTCTCCCTCGACTCTCGCCACCTAACCTCAGCCCATGCTCCCTATGAACTGGTCAGTCAGTTACGGGCTAGTTTCTTTGCCATTGGCCCCCTCTTAGCTCGCCTGGGAACGGCCCGTGTGCCCTTACCGGGTGGCTGTGCCATTGGGGCCCGCCCCGTTGAACTCCATGTGCGGGGGTTACAAGCCATGGGAGCAGAAGTCCATATTGAACATGGCATTGTCCAGGCCTACGCCCGCAAACTGAAAGGGGCAAAAATCTATCTTGACTATCCCAGTGTGGGGGCCACGGAAACGTTGATGATGGCCGCAACCTTGGCGGATGGGGAAACCATTATTGAAAATGCCGCCCAGGAACCGGAAGTGGTGGATTTGGCCAATTTCTGTCGCTCGATGGGGGCAAAAATTCGCGGGGCCGGGACAAACACCATTACGATTGTTGGGGTACAGAAACTCCACGGGACAGATTACGAGATCATTCCCGACCGGATCGAAACGGGGACGTTTCTGACCGCCGCGGCTATTACTCGTTCTGAGATTACCCTGGCTCCTGTTTTCCCAGATCACCTCACCCCAATCATTGCCAAATTGGAAGAAATGGGGGCGCAAATTGTCCAGGAAACCCCCAAAACCCTGCGCTTTATCCCGGCGGAGACTTATACTAGCACCGATATCGAGACCCTACCCTATCCAGGATTTCCCACCGATATGCAATCCCTCTTTATGGCCCTCATGACCATTGCCGAGGGAAATAGTATTTTTAGCGAAACGGTATTTGAAAATCGTTTTGGCCATGTCCCGGAATTGAATCGGATGGGGGCAGATATTCGGATCAAAGGCAACCATGCGGTGATTCGCGGCGTTCCCTTTTTATCCGGTGCGCCGGTGATGGGGACAGATCTGCGAGCCACAGCCGCTTTGGTGGTAGCCGGACTGGCTGCCCAAGGAGAAACCCAAGTTTATGGTTTAACCCACTTAGATCGAGGCTATGAGGCCATTGAGGCTAAGCTCCAGCAACTGGGAGCCAAACTTGAGCGGGTGAATGGGGTACCCCAGGCCACGGCCGTACTTTAA
- a CDS encoding aminopeptidase P family protein, translated as MNDFLARRRGLAKNCSHPVLLWAGSRVSRNFAANTYPFRASSHFLYFTGLNLAETVIYLEAGNLILFWDELPESAALWHGDSPTRDQLADQLQAQASYPLAKLAQFTANAATIPLVNPHDRQHQAQILNRPVEFPLVAEDLALAQALIDLRLTQDAAARSEISQAIAVTIRAQQAGMKITQNAKTEAKVRAWMEQVVAAHQFNLAYTSIVTTQGQVLHQEHSPHTLKPGDLLLVDLGAETPGGWAADITRTWPVSGKFSATQREIYEVVLAAQTQAIAAIKPGVEFWEIHRIALQVITEGLFGLGILQGSLRDLLALEIGTTFFPHGIGHLLGLDVHDMEDLGDLAGYGPGRNRSPKPGWRYLRLHRPLQEHMVVTIEPGFYQIPQLLNQARLDPNLGQWINWVVLTKFADVKGIRIEDDVLVTANGAEVLSQGLVKKTDDLESLWL; from the coding sequence GTGAATGATTTCCTAGCACGGCGACGGGGTCTGGCGAAAAACTGTTCACATCCGGTATTACTCTGGGCGGGGAGTCGGGTTAGTCGTAATTTTGCTGCCAATACTTATCCATTTCGAGCCAGTAGTCATTTTCTCTATTTCACTGGGTTGAACTTAGCCGAGACCGTAATTTATCTCGAAGCTGGTAATTTAATTCTCTTTTGGGACGAACTACCGGAATCTGCTGCTCTTTGGCATGGCGATAGTCCAACCCGCGACCAATTAGCCGATCAACTCCAGGCCCAGGCCAGTTATCCCCTTGCTAAACTTGCTCAATTCACTGCCAACGCCGCCACCATTCCCCTAGTTAACCCCCATGACCGTCAACACCAGGCCCAGATTTTGAACCGCCCCGTTGAATTTCCCCTAGTTGCTGAGGATTTGGCACTGGCCCAGGCTTTGATTGATCTACGCCTTACCCAGGATGCCGCCGCCCGATCCGAAATTTCCCAGGCCATTGCAGTCACGATCCGGGCCCAGCAAGCGGGGATGAAAATTACTCAAAATGCCAAAACCGAAGCTAAAGTCCGGGCCTGGATGGAACAAGTCGTTGCCGCCCATCAGTTTAATCTCGCCTACACCAGTATCGTCACCACCCAAGGCCAGGTTTTACATCAAGAACATTCACCTCATACCCTCAAACCCGGCGATCTGCTGCTGGTAGATTTAGGAGCCGAAACTCCCGGCGGTTGGGCTGCGGACATCACTCGAACTTGGCCCGTTTCTGGGAAATTCAGTGCTACACAAAGAGAAATTTATGAAGTGGTCTTAGCCGCCCAAACCCAGGCCATTGCTGCCATTAAACCCGGCGTTGAATTTTGGGAGATTCATAGGATTGCCTTGCAAGTAATTACAGAAGGGCTATTCGGGTTAGGAATTCTTCAAGGTTCACTCAGGGATTTATTGGCATTGGAGATTGGGACAACATTCTTTCCTCACGGAATTGGGCATTTACTTGGTCTGGATGTCCATGACATGGAGGATTTAGGGGATTTAGCGGGTTATGGGCCTGGTCGCAATCGTAGTCCCAAACCTGGATGGCGGTATTTACGGTTACATCGGCCGCTCCAAGAACATATGGTGGTGACAATTGAACCGGGCTTTTACCAAATTCCCCAACTCTTGAACCAGGCCCGGCTTGATCCCAACCTCGGCCAATGGATTAACTGGGTAGTCCTGACCAAATTTGCCGATGTCAAAGGAATTCGGATTGAGGATGATGTTTTAGTCACAGCGAATGGGGCTGAGGTGTTGAGTCAGGGCCTGGTCAAAAAAACCGATGATCTGGAATCTTTGTGGCTGTAA
- a CDS encoding DUF4351 domain-containing protein has translation MLSSITTAPDYNQWLDGIETILVSRFPKAGLEGVGKMLGIQIDPAIAAQVRSLTTERLEALSEALLGLKDISEFQAWLSNPD, from the coding sequence TTGTTGAGTTCAATTACCACCGCCCCGGATTACAACCAATGGTTGGATGGGATCGAAACTATATTAGTGAGTAGGTTTCCTAAGGCTGGCCTGGAGGGAGTTGGCAAGATGTTAGGGATTCAAATTGATCCAGCAATTGCGGCTCAGGTTCGGTCATTAACGACTGAGAGATTAGAGGCCTTGAGTGAGGCTTTGCTTGGGTTGAAAGATATTTCTGAGTTCCAGGCCTGGTTAAGCAACCCCGATTAA
- a CDS encoding alpha/beta fold hydrolase, with protein sequence MTSLVESLKAPENTQAWQWRDYHINYTAQGEGQPLVLVHGFGAAIGHWRQNIPAWVTAGYQVFALDLLGFGDSDKPDVDYSIELWAEMLQEFWQAQIQTPAVWVGNSIGGLISLTVAAQAPEMTQGVILLNCAGGLSHRPEELHWPLNWVMAGFTKLVTTPGLGTFIFNQVRQPQRIRNTLKQVYGNQAAITDELIEILYRPSCDPNAQNVFARILAAPPGPRIAELLPQIKAPMLVLWGETDPWTPVKGGDIFQAWGQDHPVEFITLPETGHCPHDERPEQVNALVINWLGQLPTV encoded by the coding sequence ATGACATCCCTTGTTGAATCCCTTAAAGCACCAGAAAACACCCAGGCCTGGCAGTGGCGGGATTATCACATTAACTACACGGCCCAGGGAGAAGGACAACCCCTCGTCTTGGTGCATGGGTTTGGGGCAGCGATTGGCCATTGGCGGCAAAACATCCCGGCCTGGGTGACGGCTGGTTATCAGGTTTTTGCTTTGGATTTATTGGGGTTTGGGGATTCCGATAAGCCAGATGTAGATTACTCCATCGAACTTTGGGCCGAGATGTTACAGGAGTTTTGGCAAGCTCAGATTCAAACCCCGGCGGTGTGGGTGGGAAACTCCATTGGTGGTTTAATTTCTCTGACCGTAGCAGCCCAGGCCCCAGAAATGACCCAAGGCGTGATTTTACTCAACTGTGCCGGGGGGCTGAGCCATCGTCCAGAAGAACTCCACTGGCCGCTGAATTGGGTCATGGCTGGGTTTACAAAATTGGTGACAACCCCCGGCCTGGGAACCTTTATTTTTAACCAAGTCCGCCAACCCCAACGGATTCGGAATACCCTCAAACAGGTCTATGGCAATCAAGCGGCCATTACCGATGAGTTAATCGAGATTCTTTACCGTCCTTCCTGTGATCCCAATGCCCAAAATGTCTTTGCCCGCATTTTAGCCGCACCGCCAGGGCCTCGGATTGCGGAACTGCTGCCCCAAATTAAGGCTCCCATGCTTGTCTTGTGGGGGGAAACAGATCCCTGGACTCCAGTGAAAGGGGGCGATATTTTCCAGGCCTGGGGCCAAGATCATCCTGTGGAATTTATTACCCTCCCGGAAACCGGCCATTGTCCCCACGATGAGCGACCCGAACAGGTCAATGCCTTGGTGATTAACTGGCTAGGACAACTTCCCACCGTTTAA
- a CDS encoding citrate synthase, protein MVACEYRPGLEGIPAAQSSVSFVDGQVGRLEYRGIPIQELAEKSTFLETSYLLIWGKLPTAEELRDFCYEIQYHRRVKYRIRDMMKCFPESGHPMDALQASAAALGLFYSRRALDDPAYIRAAVVRLLAKIPTMVAAFQLIRKGNDPVTPKDDLDYAANFLYMLSEREPDPVAAHIFDTCLTLHAEHTMNASTFSARVTASTLTDPYAIVASAVGTLAGPLHGGANEEVIEMLEEIGSVEKVRPFVDACLARKAKIPGFGHRVYKVKDPRATILQKLAEDLFARFGSDMYYDIALELEQIVSQELGPKGIYPNVDFYSGLVYRRLGIPNDLFTPVFAIARVAGWLAHWKEQLEANRIYRPTQVYAGYHDQAYVPIEAR, encoded by the coding sequence ATGGTTGCTTGTGAATATCGCCCCGGCCTGGAAGGAATTCCGGCAGCACAGTCCAGTGTCAGTTTTGTGGATGGTCAGGTTGGGCGGTTGGAATATCGCGGCATCCCGATTCAAGAATTGGCGGAAAAAAGCACCTTTCTGGAAACCTCCTACCTCCTCATTTGGGGCAAATTACCCACGGCCGAGGAGCTACGGGATTTTTGTTATGAAATTCAATATCATCGCCGGGTTAAGTACCGCATCCGCGACATGATGAAATGCTTCCCGGAAAGTGGCCATCCCATGGATGCCCTCCAGGCCTCGGCGGCGGCATTGGGGCTGTTCTATTCTCGGCGGGCCTTAGATGATCCGGCCTATATCCGGGCGGCGGTGGTGCGCTTGTTGGCCAAAATTCCGACGATGGTAGCAGCCTTTCAACTGATTCGCAAAGGGAATGATCCCGTCACCCCCAAGGATGATCTCGACTACGCCGCTAATTTTCTTTATATGTTGAGTGAACGCGAGCCGGATCCCGTTGCCGCTCATATCTTTGATACCTGCTTGACTCTTCATGCTGAACACACTATGAATGCCTCGACTTTTTCGGCGCGAGTAACGGCTTCTACATTGACGGATCCCTATGCGATTGTGGCTTCAGCGGTGGGAACTTTGGCTGGCCCCTTGCATGGCGGCGCAAATGAAGAAGTGATTGAAATGTTGGAGGAAATTGGCAGTGTTGAAAAAGTCCGCCCTTTTGTGGATGCTTGTCTAGCGCGCAAAGCGAAGATCCCTGGATTTGGGCATCGGGTTTATAAGGTCAAGGATCCCCGCGCCACGATCCTGCAAAAGTTAGCGGAGGATCTGTTTGCCCGCTTTGGCAGTGATATGTACTACGACATTGCCCTAGAACTGGAGCAAATTGTTAGTCAGGAACTGGGGCCCAAGGGTATTTATCCCAATGTGGACTTCTACTCAGGGCTAGTTTATCGGCGCTTGGGCATTCCCAATGATTTATTTACCCCGGTGTTTGCCATTGCTCGGGTCGCCGGGTGGTTAGCCCACTGGAAAGAACAGTTGGAAGCGAATCGAATTTATCGGCCCACCCAAGTCTATGCGGGTTACCATGACCAGGCCTATGTTCCCATTGAAGCCCGCTAG
- the purD gene encoding phosphoribosylamine--glycine ligase, whose product MKIIVVGSGGREHALAWALLKSATVTQIYCCPGNGGTARLERCQNIPIQATDLIDITQLAVDEQVGLVVVGPEVPLALGLVDRLQAAGIPAFGPTQAGAEIEASKAWAKALMSEANIPTAQAAIFTTETEAIHYVREQKAPIVVKADGLAAGKGVTVANSITEAIEAIEAAFGGEFGTAGQRVVIEECLQGQEISVLALTDRHVIRSLLPAQDHKRIGEGDTGPNTGGMGAYAPVPWVSGELMAKIQTQILEPALKTLQARGIDYRGVLYAGLMITPAGDPYVIEFNCRFGDPETQVVLPLLKTPLLDLLLACVNGTLAELGELAWADQMATGVVMAAGGYPGHFTKGDEITGIEAANSQAFVFQAGTRAANGQLFTDGGRVLTVVGRGETVEAALAQTYAGVAQVQFHNAYFRRDIGHRLTATSENLP is encoded by the coding sequence GTGAAAATTATTGTTGTGGGTAGTGGGGGGCGAGAACACGCCTTGGCCTGGGCCTTATTAAAATCAGCCACAGTCACCCAAATCTACTGTTGTCCGGGGAATGGGGGGACGGCCAGGCTCGAACGCTGTCAAAATATCCCGATCCAGGCCACGGATCTGATTGATATTACCCAGTTGGCGGTGGATGAGCAGGTGGGCTTAGTGGTGGTTGGCCCCGAAGTTCCCCTGGCCTTGGGATTGGTGGATCGGTTGCAAGCTGCGGGGATTCCTGCCTTTGGCCCGACTCAAGCTGGAGCCGAGATTGAAGCCAGTAAGGCCTGGGCAAAAGCCTTAATGTCTGAAGCCAACATTCCCACGGCCCAAGCAGCTATTTTTACCACTGAAACTGAGGCGATCCATTATGTGCGCGAGCAAAAAGCCCCAATAGTCGTCAAAGCAGATGGCCTGGCCGCAGGCAAAGGGGTGACAGTAGCCAACTCAATCACCGAAGCCATTGAAGCCATTGAAGCAGCCTTTGGGGGGGAATTTGGCACAGCGGGGCAACGGGTTGTGATTGAAGAGTGTTTGCAGGGCCAAGAGATTTCCGTCCTCGCCCTTACCGATCGCCACGTGATCCGCTCCCTCTTACCGGCCCAAGATCATAAACGGATTGGGGAAGGCGATACGGGGCCAAATACAGGGGGAATGGGAGCCTATGCCCCGGTGCCTTGGGTAAGTGGGGAGTTAATGGCCAAGATTCAAACCCAAATTCTCGAACCTGCCCTTAAAACCCTCCAGGCCAGGGGGATTGATTATCGCGGTGTCCTTTATGCGGGGCTGATGATAACTCCAGCAGGCGACCCCTATGTGATTGAATTTAATTGCCGCTTTGGTGATCCCGAAACCCAAGTGGTCCTGCCGCTGTTGAAAACTCCCCTCTTAGATTTACTCTTGGCCTGTGTCAATGGCACCTTGGCAGAATTAGGAGAGTTGGCCTGGGCTGATCAAATGGCCACAGGTGTGGTGATGGCAGCGGGAGGGTATCCGGGGCATTTTACAAAGGGGGATGAAATTACCGGGATTGAGGCCGCAAATTCCCAGGCCTTCGTGTTCCAGGCCGGGACAAGGGCAGCGAATGGGCAACTGTTTACCGATGGCGGGCGGGTCTTAACAGTGGTCGGGAGGGGTGAGACTGTTGAAGCTGCCTTGGCGCAAACCTATGCCGGCGTGGCCCAAGTTCAGTTTCATAATGCCTACTTTCGGCGGGATATTGGACATCGCTTAACCGCTACTTCCGAAAATCTGCCCTAA